The following proteins are encoded in a genomic region of Paenibacillus sp. FSL H3-0469:
- a CDS encoding glycosyltransferase family 2 protein — MSVQVRYSIIIPMFNEEAVIQETYRRIKKVMGTTGEPYELIFVNDGSTDNCAQMIEEYSYWDESVKLIDLSRNFGHQVAITAGMDYALGDAVVIIDADLQDPPELIPEMIAEWKQGYQVVYAKRIKRNGESLFKKWTASLFYRVLRYSTDISIPVDTGDFRLMDRRVCDELKRLPEKNRFVRGLVSWVGFRQKAIEYEREERLAGETKYPFRRMLKLSLDGITSFSYKPLKLAGVLGALLSVSGFLYLMYVLYLALFTDAAVKGWASMIGITLTFNGFVLLMLGILGEYVGRIYDESKGRPLYIVQEFYSGRPQQSTQEQRVANLNK; from the coding sequence ATGAGTGTTCAAGTGCGCTATTCCATTATTATACCGATGTTCAATGAAGAGGCTGTTATTCAGGAGACGTACCGGCGCATCAAAAAAGTAATGGGCACAACAGGCGAGCCCTACGAGCTGATCTTCGTCAATGACGGCAGCACCGACAACTGCGCACAGATGATCGAGGAGTACAGCTATTGGGATGAAAGTGTGAAGCTGATCGATCTGTCCCGCAATTTCGGGCATCAGGTCGCTATTACGGCAGGGATGGATTATGCGCTGGGCGATGCGGTTGTGATCATTGACGCGGATCTCCAGGACCCGCCCGAGCTGATTCCGGAGATGATTGCGGAGTGGAAGCAGGGCTACCAGGTTGTGTATGCCAAGAGAATCAAGCGAAACGGAGAGTCCCTGTTCAAAAAATGGACGGCCAGCTTATTTTACCGGGTGCTGCGTTATTCGACAGATATCTCCATTCCGGTGGATACCGGCGATTTCCGCCTGATGGACCGCAGGGTCTGCGACGAGCTGAAACGTCTGCCCGAGAAGAACCGCTTCGTGCGCGGTCTCGTCAGCTGGGTTGGATTCCGCCAGAAGGCGATAGAATACGAGCGGGAGGAGCGTCTGGCCGGAGAGACCAAATATCCGTTCAGGCGGATGCTGAAGCTGTCGCTGGACGGGATTACCTCCTTTTCTTATAAGCCGCTGAAGCTGGCGGGCGTTCTTGGAGCACTGCTGTCCGTATCCGGCTTTCTGTACCTGATGTATGTGCTGTACCTGGCACTCTTTACGGATGCGGCCGTGAAGGGCTGGGCATCGATGATCGGAATCACCTTGACCTTCAACGGGTTCGTGCTGCTCATGCTGGGTATTCTGGGCGAGTATGTCGGACGGATCTATGATGAATCGAAGGGCCGTCCCCTCTACATCGTTCAGGAGTTCTACAGCGGCAGGCCGCAGCAGAGCACGCAGGAGCAGAGAGTCGCCAATCTCAACAAATAA
- a CDS encoding FAD-dependent oxidoreductase, with the protein MYEIAIIGAGPAGASAALFAAKAGKKTLLIDNDKGMTRRGWYENYYGISEIGGPELVETGHKQAVKFGAELVAGQATSLEASGEGFVIGTESGATYEAKHVVLATGVLTDLAAAAGVTTKEGTEPRIKTVIAATPEGKTNIDGIWAAGTVAGMSVHAIITAGDGAKVAVNIISELNGARYVDHDLLKA; encoded by the coding sequence ATGTATGAAATCGCCATTATCGGTGCCGGTCCTGCCGGTGCAAGCGCCGCCCTGTTCGCTGCCAAGGCCGGCAAAAAAACACTGCTGATTGACAATGACAAAGGTATGACCCGCAGAGGCTGGTATGAGAATTATTACGGAATTAGTGAGATCGGCGGACCTGAGCTGGTAGAGACCGGACATAAACAGGCCGTGAAGTTCGGGGCCGAGCTGGTCGCCGGACAGGCGACATCGCTTGAAGCCAGCGGTGAGGGCTTCGTCATCGGCACAGAGAGCGGAGCTACTTATGAGGCTAAGCATGTCGTGCTGGCGACAGGTGTACTGACGGATCTGGCTGCCGCAGCCGGGGTAACCACCAAGGAGGGTACGGAGCCAAGAATCAAGACGGTGATTGCCGCCACTCCGGAAGGCAAAACCAATATCGACGGGATCTGGGCCGCCGGAACCGTTGCCGGAATGAGCGTACACGCCATTATCACTGCCGGGGACGGCGCCAAGGTTGCCGTCAACATTATCAGTGAGCTGAACGGCGCACGTTATGTCGATCACGATTTGCTGAAAGCATAG
- a CDS encoding HAMP domain-containing sensor histidine kinase — protein sequence MTARTHRFTGRFHAPPSLRKQLLAASLLILSGLLILIGTLQYVLMRNFIYSNRAEAMETQIRSVPFEIFNNAGNRRPGGDRRPLLLDAHTTLAIYNQDGSFMDLKEETLSASPAPRMSNEAYDQLLKLPQDKRGGSYQLITAGDGSRHLAVFMNLGRPGAARMLLQMTVETGPLKDVILQQLLIFGALSVTALLAGLLLYLPALRKTLVPLSNMGRSAQIIDAGNLNVRFPEEQGQLEIDQLAQSFNGMLERLEISFKNEREAKEQMRRFAADASHELRTPLTSIYGFLEVLLRGAADNREQLYSALNSMHGEAKRINKLVEDLLLLARMDGAPRLRVKQVLLGELIDDMQAQLRVLAGERQVVFDLACGIRCLVDPDQIRQVLLNLFHNAVQHTDALKGIIHISLHAEGERAELTVKDNGSGISAEHLPHVFDRFYRSDSSRTRKYGGSGLGLSITRSIAEAHQGDVTVSSTPGEGAAFKVFLPCLRD from the coding sequence ATGACTGCCCGGACCCATAGATTCACGGGCAGATTCCATGCTCCGCCTTCCCTGCGCAAGCAGCTGCTCGCCGCCTCGCTGCTCATTCTCTCAGGATTGCTTATACTGATTGGCACACTCCAGTATGTACTCATGCGGAATTTCATATACAGCAACCGGGCAGAGGCGATGGAGACCCAGATACGCTCTGTGCCATTTGAAATCTTCAATAATGCAGGTAACAGACGGCCCGGGGGAGACCGGCGCCCCCTGCTGCTCGACGCCCATACTACCCTCGCTATCTATAATCAGGACGGCAGCTTTATGGATTTGAAGGAGGAGACCCTGTCTGCTTCGCCTGCACCGAGAATGAGTAATGAGGCCTATGACCAGCTGTTGAAGCTCCCCCAGGACAAGAGGGGCGGGAGTTACCAGCTGATTACCGCCGGGGATGGCAGCCGGCATCTGGCGGTCTTCATGAATCTCGGCAGGCCCGGTGCTGCCCGGATGCTCCTGCAGATGACGGTGGAGACCGGACCGCTGAAGGATGTCATCCTGCAGCAGCTGCTTATCTTCGGCGCATTGTCGGTAACGGCTCTGCTGGCCGGGCTGCTGCTGTATTTGCCTGCCCTGCGCAAAACGCTGGTCCCCTTATCCAACATGGGGCGTTCAGCCCAGATTATTGATGCCGGCAACCTGAATGTGCGGTTCCCTGAGGAGCAGGGCCAGCTTGAGATCGACCAGCTCGCCCAGTCCTTCAACGGCATGCTGGAGCGGCTGGAGATTTCGTTCAAGAATGAGCGGGAGGCGAAAGAGCAGATGCGCCGGTTCGCTGCAGATGCTTCCCATGAGCTGCGGACGCCGCTGACATCCATCTACGGCTTCCTGGAGGTACTTCTGCGCGGAGCTGCCGATAACCGGGAACAGCTCTACAGCGCGCTGAACAGCATGCACGGTGAAGCCAAACGCATCAACAAGCTGGTGGAGGACCTGCTTCTGCTCGCCCGGATGGACGGCGCGCCCCGGCTGCGGGTCAAGCAGGTACTGCTGGGCGAGCTGATCGACGACATGCAGGCGCAACTCCGGGTGCTGGCCGGAGAGCGGCAGGTCGTCTTCGACCTGGCCTGCGGCATCCGTTGCCTGGTTGATCCTGACCAGATCAGACAGGTCCTTCTTAATCTATTCCACAATGCGGTTCAGCATACCGATGCGCTCAAGGGCATCATCCATATATCGCTGCACGCTGAGGGAGAACGGGCAGAGCTGACCGTGAAGGATAACGGCTCCGGCATCTCTGCGGAGCATCTCCCGCATGTCTTCGACCGCTTCTACCGCAGCGATTCCTCCCGCACACGCAAATACGGCGGCTCCGGGCTTGGATTATCGATTACGAGGTCCATTGCCGAAGCGCATCAGGGGGACGTTACTGTATCCAGCACCCCGGGTGAGGGGGCTGCCTTTAAGGTCTTTCTTCCCTGCCTGCGTGATTAG
- a CDS encoding response regulator transcription factor, with translation MKAPQGVRLLLVDDEPHILQFLELGLMNEGFEVQTAADGAEALAAAADFKPHVVILDVMMPGMDGFEVCRCLRSEEAEVAIIMLTAKDEVDDRVTGLSLGADDYMVKPFSFEELLARIQARLRNQFPGLLGEVRCGPFRIDGRRKEIRHKDEVLELSPTEYELLQYLVINHGLVLSKPMILDKVWGYDFGGEENIVEVYIRSLREKLGDKEHRIIRTLRGAGYRVDLV, from the coding sequence ATGAAAGCGCCACAAGGTGTCCGGCTACTCTTGGTGGATGATGAGCCTCATATCCTTCAGTTTCTGGAGCTGGGCCTAATGAACGAAGGCTTTGAGGTACAGACCGCCGCAGATGGCGCTGAAGCCCTGGCAGCGGCAGCCGACTTCAAGCCGCATGTTGTTATCCTTGATGTAATGATGCCCGGCATGGACGGATTCGAGGTCTGCCGGTGCCTCCGTTCCGAGGAAGCGGAGGTGGCGATCATCATGCTGACCGCCAAGGATGAGGTGGACGACCGCGTGACGGGCCTGTCTCTGGGCGCAGATGATTACATGGTGAAGCCGTTCAGCTTCGAGGAGCTGCTGGCCCGGATTCAGGCCCGGCTGCGCAACCAGTTCCCCGGCCTGCTCGGCGAGGTCCGGTGCGGCCCCTTCCGGATTGACGGCCGCCGCAAGGAGATCCGCCATAAGGATGAGGTGCTGGAGCTGTCTCCGACTGAATATGAGCTGCTGCAGTATCTGGTAATTAACCACGGGCTGGTCCTGAGCAAGCCGATGATTCTCGACAAGGTGTGGGGCTATGACTTCGGCGGGGAGGAGAATATCGTGGAGGTCTATATCCGCTCCCTCCGGGAGAAGCTCGGCGACAAGGAGCACCGGATCATCCGCACCCTGCGCGGGGCCGGGTACCGGGTGGATCTGGTATGA
- a CDS encoding glucose-1-phosphate adenylyltransferase: protein MKKKEMVAMLLAGGQGKRLKSLTKSIAKPAVYFGGTYRIIDFPLSNCSNSGIDTVGVLTQYEPLVLHSYIGVGSDWDLNRKDGGVFVLPPHERENGSSWYRGTADAIYRNLKFVDQFDPEHVLILSGDHIYKMDYHAMLQYHKSKNADCTISVIDVPLEEASRFGILNTEDDLKIYEFDEKPAQPKSTLASMGVYIFKWDVLRKHLLEDGENTDSSHDFGKDIIPMMLGEGQSLYAYPFEGYWRDVGTVDSLWEANMDLLSDTPPLNLNDTGWRIFTRNPNQPAQYVAPGAKVSSCIINEGCIVHGEVKHSVLFYGVEVGEGSVITDSVIMPKVKIGKNVRIHKAIISQNTVIEDNMEIGVDRENEDEILLIDRRSKKLKSVAAKTI, encoded by the coding sequence ATGAAGAAAAAAGAGATGGTAGCCATGCTATTGGCGGGAGGCCAAGGGAAAAGATTGAAAAGTTTGACCAAATCGATTGCCAAACCGGCTGTATATTTCGGAGGAACCTACCGCATCATCGATTTCCCTCTAAGTAACTGCTCGAATTCAGGCATCGATACCGTGGGTGTGCTGACACAATATGAACCGCTGGTGCTGCATTCGTATATCGGGGTCGGCAGCGACTGGGACCTGAACCGCAAGGATGGCGGCGTATTCGTCTTGCCTCCGCATGAACGGGAGAACGGAAGCAGCTGGTACCGGGGAACGGCAGATGCGATCTACCGCAATCTCAAGTTCGTGGATCAGTTCGATCCGGAGCATGTGTTAATCCTGTCGGGAGACCATATTTACAAGATGGATTATCATGCCATGCTGCAATATCACAAATCCAAGAACGCTGACTGCACCATCTCGGTCATTGACGTACCGCTGGAGGAAGCGAGCCGCTTCGGCATATTGAATACAGAAGATGATCTCAAAATTTACGAGTTTGATGAGAAGCCGGCCCAGCCTAAGAGCACGCTTGCCTCTATGGGTGTATATATTTTCAAATGGGATGTTCTGCGCAAACATCTGCTTGAGGACGGAGAGAACACCGACTCGTCGCATGACTTCGGCAAAGATATTATACCGATGATGCTGGGTGAAGGCCAATCCCTGTATGCTTATCCATTTGAAGGCTACTGGAGAGATGTGGGTACGGTAGATAGCCTGTGGGAAGCGAATATGGATCTTCTGAGCGATACACCTCCCCTGAACCTGAATGATACCGGCTGGAGAATTTTCACCCGCAATCCGAATCAGCCTGCACAATATGTGGCACCGGGAGCCAAGGTATCGAGCTGCATTATTAATGAGGGCTGCATTGTGCATGGCGAGGTGAAGCATTCGGTACTCTTCTACGGGGTAGAAGTTGGCGAAGGCAGTGTAATTACCGATTCTGTCATTATGCCCAAGGTGAAGATCGGCAAGAACGTGAGAATTCACAAAGCGATCATTAGTCAGAACACGGTCATTGAGGATAATATGGAAATCGGCGTCGACCGGGAGAATGAGGATGAAATTCTACTGATCGACAGACGAAGCAAGAAGCTCAAATCTGTAGCAGCCAAAACCATATAA
- the glgD gene encoding glucose-1-phosphate adenylyltransferase subunit GlgD translates to MKELMGVINLDHELDNLNELTYFRCGAAVPFASRYRLIDFVLSNMMRAELESVGLFVRRKYRSLMDHLGDGKSWDMNRKHGGLFILPPDWNDPTDTSIGDLQHYHNNLDFFKRAAAKYIVFSGSQHINTVDLQDLYQYHLEQGADVTMVYKQIDELLPEHDPCLRVELNDDNLVTNIHHEKHHPNVYLDIFIMEKKLFLEQVEHCIAHGESYFFRDAIQKNRHKFKISGYEYKGYHAVINSLESYYKNSLELLKQENYFGLFKENPVQTKIKYEAPTRYLDSASVSNSLVANGCVIAGSVENSVIFRGVQIRKGARIINSVIMQKCVIEENAVIENVIMDKDVHLSKDRILVGDSRRPFVIAKSSKI, encoded by the coding sequence ATGAAAGAGCTTATGGGCGTAATTAATCTTGATCATGAACTGGATAATCTCAATGAATTGACCTATTTCCGCTGCGGAGCAGCGGTCCCCTTCGCCAGCCGTTACCGGCTGATCGACTTCGTCTTGTCGAACATGATGCGTGCGGAGCTGGAGAGCGTAGGGCTGTTCGTCCGCCGCAAATACCGCTCACTGATGGATCATCTGGGCGACGGCAAATCGTGGGATATGAACCGCAAGCATGGCGGACTGTTCATCCTGCCGCCGGACTGGAATGACCCTACGGACACTTCCATCGGCGATCTCCAGCATTATCATAACAATCTCGATTTCTTCAAAAGGGCTGCGGCCAAATATATCGTCTTCTCCGGCAGCCAGCATATCAACACGGTGGATCTGCAGGACCTCTATCAGTATCACCTGGAACAGGGTGCAGACGTAACGATGGTCTACAAGCAGATCGATGAGCTTCTGCCCGAGCATGACCCCTGCCTGCGGGTCGAGCTTAATGACGACAACCTCGTTACGAATATTCACCATGAGAAGCATCATCCGAATGTGTATCTGGACATCTTTATTATGGAGAAGAAGCTGTTCCTGGAGCAGGTGGAGCATTGTATCGCCCATGGCGAGAGCTATTTCTTCCGCGATGCGATTCAGAAGAACCGCCACAAATTCAAAATTTCCGGCTATGAATATAAGGGTTATCATGCCGTTATCAATTCCCTGGAGAGCTACTATAAGAACAGCCTGGAGCTGCTGAAGCAGGAGAATTACTTCGGCCTGTTCAAAGAGAATCCGGTACAGACCAAGATTAAATACGAAGCGCCTACCCGTTATCTGGATAGCGCGTCGGTCAGCAACTCGCTGGTGGCCAACGGCTGTGTAATCGCCGGGTCGGTGGAGAACAGCGTTATTTTCCGGGGCGTACAGATTCGTAAGGGTGCGAGAATTATTAATTCTGTGATTATGCAGAAATGCGTCATTGAAGAGAATGCCGTGATTGAGAATGTTATTATGGACAAAGATGTGCATCTCAGCAAAGACCGGATACTCGTTGGAGACAGCAGGCGTCCATTTGTCATAGCCAAGAGCAGCAAGATATAA